The window TTTAGTGTATCTTAAAGTGCATCTGATGATGGTTAGTGTATCTATTCACCTTTAAAGCCACAAATTCATCTTTGCCCATTGTCGAATGTACTTTTGGGTAGTGCAACGTACTTAAGAGGATAAAATTGCATGTTTTTATAATGATGATGATCTTTAGACAGGGAATCCAAGGATTCTTTTGTTAGATATCACCTTTTATGTGGAGTGTGGAGGAAACTGCTTTgattgaaattttatttcttaaaattCCTCTTTTCTTCGTAAAATCTTTaagctccatttggttgcaaatAAAGGGGACGAAGGTGATATTGAATCACTACAAAAGTGGAAGATTTTGTAATTAGGAAAACTAATTGGCTGtgaaatgaccaattccaaatTCTCAATTCTTAAAATTGATTAGGATTTCTCATAACTATCATATTAACCTTTCGATTCTTCATCTGTGGCTAATGCATTTAattagtacttttgtttttttttttttgttgggggaaaGCGATATATGGTGGGGCAGCCAAGGGTGGTGTAGGAACAAATCCTGGGCTGTTGAGCTTTTATGTACCGTTCAGGAACCATAAAGGGCAGGATGGGATTGTAGTGCCGGTTAACTTGCCTGGGCCCGCGATGGAGAGGTTTGTGAGAGAGATTGAAAGCATGCTCAAAGAACGTCCATTGGATCGGTACGATAATAAGAAGGCGGCTTTTATAACATCCGCTATGTAAATCAATGTTTTATGCCTATTTCTGATCCATGATTTTGGGATCTTTGTTCATCTCAGTCATGAGTTTCTCACGTTATCCTAAATaagaattttcttttgttaagtATCACCCTTTATGTGGAGTGTGGAGTGTGGAGGTATCTGCTTTAATCGAAATTTAATTTCTTAAAATTCCTCTTTTCTTCGTAAAATCTTTAAgctccgtttggttgccaaTAAAGGGGACGAAGGTGATATTAAATCACTACAAAAGTGGAAGATTTTGTGATTAGAAAAACTAATTGGCTGtgaaatgaccaattccaaatTCTCAATTCTTAGAATTGATTAGGATTTCTCATAACCATCATATTAACCTTCCAATTTTTCATCTGTGGCTAATGCGTTTAATTAgtgcttttatttttattttgttagggCTCCACCAAAAGATTGCAAGGTTGTGAAGAAAATAGGTTACGCAATCTTGATTCAGAGAGTTTTTCGTGTGTTTTGATAAATGGATTTCATCAGGGGTGGGGTTAGGAAAGGAACGAAGGAAAGGGCACACGGGGAGGGTGGAGTGAAGTGGTGGGGTTAGGTTGCAACGGGGATAGGGGTGGATGTAGttgagttgggttgggttggtttGGGTTGCAGCAAGAAGTGGGAACTGGTGAGGTTgtaggaggaaggaagaggcaCGGTGATGTGggttcttttattctttatatttaaaaataaaataattatttatagtgtaaaatgggaaaagaaaaaaaaaattgagtaactataaattaattaaaatttaatttaagtaTCTCAAATACAATATATGAACATCTGATACATATAATATAATTTGTCCAAACATTAAGTACCCTAGATGTCATTTcctcaagataaaaaaaatactataaattatttgacacaaTAAAAGGTGTCAATGAGAAAATCCCTTTGATTATAGAGCAGATCTAACGAGGCCAGACACAGTTGTCTTGGCATATGGGTCCAACAAAGGGCCTCCAATCATGTTAGCTAGCTCCTCTGCAAACCTCTCCATGGCTGGCTCTGACAAGAAAATAGGCACCACAATTGCACCCTCTTCAATATTGCTGTTCTTAAACGGTATATGCATACTCATAATACCTGGTATGGTCCCCACATCTGCCTTGGCAGGCCCACCATACACTGCTTTCCCCCACCCAAAATCAACGTTACACAGCCCAGCACGTGTCACATCTGGAACAACAAAGCTTCCTGCAACTTTATAGTGGGGTTGTCTCTTGATCACCATCAAGTCCGCTAGTGATCTCATATACTCATCTGTAGCATTTGATTTGACCTTCATCACCAACTCCAGTGCGTAGCTTAGCGGATTCCAACACAGCTTTCCGGCGGTCGATAGGCCGGCTGGGAGGACAAACGCATTGCCATAGAACCCGACTGGCAAAGGCGGACGGGTTTTCGAACGTCTATTAACATTAACAGGGAAAAGTAAACGGACTTCATCATCCGGGTCCAATTGGAGTGCAACCGTACGACATCGCCATAGACATGCAGTTACTAACTCATACGTAGAGCATGCTTGGAGATGTGAGGGTACGTGCTTGCGTAGGGCTGCTATCTCTGTTGGACCGAAGAAGAAGTTCCGGTGTACTGGTTGGTCTAGTGATTTGGGTTTCTTGCCATTTGTGTGAACCTTGTCCACGTCATCGAATTCGTGATGCACACATGTCACACGTGGTGGGTCACGAGCATTGAGGAGCTCTCTCTTCCATACAGGTTTCACCGATGGGGATTGTCTCCCGCAGGCTATCTCACCCACAGCCGTCAAGAATTGGGACAGGCCAAGTACGTCGCTCATAACGTGGTTCAAGCGGACGGCAACGATAAATCCACCACAAATCAAACGTGTAACCTGCAAAAATTTGATAGAAGTTGTAAGGACCATCAAATGTAGAGGATATAAATATGGCCCCCaccccatccaacggttgaaaaccacgaccatatatatatatatgactgcgaataaaaaatggatcttttaatttatttgaagTTTAAAATTTGGCTTCATCAATTATCACTGTTAAACTTACTGAACAAgttttaaatttatattttgCCCTCTTGATAGAATCCGGATCCTGTTCGGGTACACGAACCTGTCTAAGGTTTCTCATAGATTCTTGATGtgggatccgactcctctccaAGGAATTTATCACCCAAGGAGTGCTCAAAGAGACATTCTGGGATGACTGGGTGTGTATCAGGATTCGTCTAGACACACATCCCAGAGTGCGCCTAGTCAACCCAACCGTTGAATGATcactgggcactccctgggcgaTGGGGGTCGCTGCCGACTCACTGGAGAGGAGACCACCACCTTTATGTGACAAGTGTTTTTTACTTGACGAAAACTTCAGCAACAGTGAATTTcttttggggaaagttttcatacacgattGTGTAAGCCgtatatgtgagagggtgagagtttcaaagcattaattaatggagGAGACACGATCGTGCATGCATACATGGCCAtatatgaaaacttcccccatTTCTTTTTTAACCTTTTCAATGAATATATAGACTTCAGATTATGTTAGACAAAAGGTAAGGTTCTTCTGTTTCACGGTAtgcttctgattttttttttaattattaattttgagaaaaagttttcatacacagcGGTGTATCCATACAaggttgtatttttttttacaaagaattggaaaaatcataaactctcacccattaattaatgtcttgaaactcccaccctctcacatacacgccTGTGTAATCGTATATGAAAACTGATTAACTGGCTAGGAAAGAGATCTTCAATCTCAAATCGAGAGAAGGATTATTTCATTGTATATTTCAAAATACACTTCCGACATCCATTCCCGCCCTCTTCCACTCCTCGGTGAATAccggtggagggaaactcaatccCGAAAAgcataaaattaagaaaaacgTTTTCAAACACGGCAACAAAAGTCACCAAAAGTAATGCGAAAGCAAAGGACCTGTGACCTTTTGTTTCATGTCATAACTCAAGAACTTTTTGTCTTACGTTAGAACTCCGAACTGCTCTGAGCTCTTGGTTAAATCATTTCATTTaactattttgtttttttgttttttttttttctgttttggtaAAAGGTCGTCTTATTGAGTAACTGAATAATTACTGGCATAGGCTGCTTCAGCATTACAAAGAGACTGAAGCCACTGAGTGGATAAGGACCATTCAATCCTGCTAGAAGATGGAATGGCTTTTCTTGCCAAAGTATCAACTGTCTCACCTCTCTCGTTGATTCTTGATTTGTCAACTCAAGAGAATTATAGTTCTTGATGGTGATATAAAGGTAAAAATTCCTTTTTACACTTGGCTTAAAAAAACTCGTGAGAATAAGATAAAGCAATGAAAAAGTGTAATTGAGTTTTCCTTTATCCAAGATCAAGGGAAAATCCTTTGTTGGATCTTTGTCACCTTCAGTTTCTTATCTGGTCCAGTGTTCCAGTTCCTTTAAGGAAGGGATTGGAATGACCATTCTTTACCCTTACCCAAACATTCTGCCCCATTGGGATCCACCACCGCCTATTAGAGGAACCGGGGAATTGGGGCGGGCAGAAAttaacaatttggatcctctactgtcgcgCTTCCCGGTAGGATCGTGCTGCTTAGATACGGTGCTGcacgcaatgtccgccttacccctgcccaaacgccttgcctgagtgggggCAAGGGTGGTATTTACACGCAACACCATGTCTAAGCAGCACATAgttcgacagtagaggatctggatccaggCAGAAAGCTGGAAGAGATCATTTTCTATCCTTCGACCAAGGTTGATTGGTGTCCAGGATACTGTGCAACAGTCAAGGGGTACATTCGAACATTCATGAATATGGGGCGGGCAGAGAAGTACAACCGTTGATGGTTGTACGGAAAACTTtctctaagaaaaaaaaaaaaaagtagattaTAACTTCAAAATCTCACCTGAATCAATAATAAAGGGGAATCAGCAATCCCTTCTGAGCCAGGTACCTCATAAAGGAATTCATCCATGCAAGGGAATGGTGGGCAAATTGTATCACCAAATTGCTGGAGGCTTACATCCGCATCAGCCTCAATGAACAACACACCTTCTGCATTGCAATCCACAATAAGCTTCCGACCAGGCCCTTCCCTTAGCCTACCTGCAAATGGGTAGTAAAAAACCAATACTTTTCCAATTGCCTCTCTGATCACCTTCACAGCGTCTATTCCACACATCGCAGGATCAATATTCCGGTAAAATAGTATCACTGGAAATTGAAACCTATAACCACCTTGATCATCGATTTCGGAAAGGCACTTGTATTCGCGAGGAGTTGGCTTCGCCGGAGGAATCAGTTCGGGTTTACGTCGTCGTACGGAGAACATTAGAGAGGATTGCAAGGCCATGCcggaaaatgggaaaaaaaatctgcCAAGAAATAGAATGCAAGAATGAAATTCTCTTAATTTAAGAGTAGTGGGTCTTTTATATGGTTTATTAGCTGAGAAAAGCATTTAAGAGAGAATGTTAAAGAGTAGAGATGCTGCACATGATCGATACTCATGAATGATACCAAATTGTACGGTGTGGATCAGATTTTTCCTTGGAGAAGCACCATCGACGTTCACTCATTTCAATCTCTTTGTAGATATATAGATGAGGGCTTTAATTCACAGTCACACTTCTTTCTGGAATGGCTAAAGCTAACCTATGGACACTTGACAGAGACAAGAGACAACCTGAGTACCACCGATTTAACAACGCTCACGTTTAGAATGTTGGAATATTTTATAtcgtttctattttttgggttcttcttgttGTCACTATgtttagtgaagtataatgcttcgtAGTATAAATGGATTAGTTTTTGTGACAGAAGACTTCACATACATCTGAATGGTCAAATTTTTGTCTAAAGTAACTACGAAACTACATTTGTTGAGCAGCTTCCACGTATTGAACTCTCAGCTCCGAACTACATTGCACTGCACTGCACTGCACTTTCAGGGAACTGGAGAGAATTTTTATTCCCATGTGAAAAAGGGAGCTCCTCAACATTAGGGATTCACCGAATTTGACGTTCTTGCACTGCGAGTATAATGAAGGGCCAGACAATAGTTTGAACCCAGTGAGGTGGTGGCTTTCCGGGATTGGGCTTCTCTACGATGCAAAGGTGCGATGCACATCTTGTAATGCGGCACCGCAGCTTGTCATGTGGACGAGTTCCCCTTTGGACAGCCTGGATTGAGCTGGAAATCTAGAACACAAAATCTAGAAATCCTCCAGTATATCTCACTTGTGCACCACACTTATGTGGCGAGTTGTGGTGTCATACCATAAGATGTGCGACACACCCTTACGTCGTAGAGGAACCCAATCCTGGCTTCCTAATCCTCCGCACGTGTTTCACAAAATAATTAATCTAGAATAATCAAAGTACCCTTGTTTATACCTAGAGAGAGTATGTACAAattctccccaaaaaaaatgatggaaagAAAACATGAAATTAGATTCTAAGAATCTCAAAACTTATTTATGAAGGAATGCTATTTGAGTGAATGATGTTCATGCAATCCTACAACCATATAATTATCATCCCAATAACACAACATAATTTTTAAGTGATAAAGGGAATGGGGGAATCAAATAcatgatcttcttctttcttcttttattttgggtagagTAGCATGTAGGGTTTAGTATGGTGATGATCTTTATGATTACACGAAATCGATAATCTCTTTTGTTAAGTATCGATAACCCCAAAACGTAAATATCTTCCTCTTGGGATACagagagagggggaaaaaaaaaacaaggaattactgcctagattagggtttaatgtttacatatatcaaaataattTCTATTCAGTTGGTCTAATCGTGAAATTGGATTTGAGTCAGGTTACAGATCAAGGAAAGTGTTAGATACCCCAGTTAAACCGacttttctatttatttagtattttaattaaataataaacatTATAAGATATAGTTCCACACATTCTAATTTATAacaatatttcaaaaataaaataccaagaAGGAAAGATAGCTAACTGCTTATTACCTAAGCACATACGCTATAAAGTAGAGTAGGACATAAAAAAATAACCTCAAAATATCAAAAGAATAAACAATATTATTAAATGAAGAAACACCTAAATAACTAATGTTTATTAGCATGCAGAAAACAACATGCATGAGAAAACTTAAACTATGATCACACTTTAATTACAGTCATGCCACTGGACTGATCagggataataataataatacataatgataaagaaggaaaaaaatcgAAGCACTATTAAAAGTCATATTATACATAGAAGAAAGTCAGATCCTAAATTACAGAAAAATCGGTTTCTACGTGTATATGCATAgttaccaaattacccttcttAGGTGCACAAATCTTAAAATGCATAAAAAATGGCTAAATAAAATTTCCTAAAAATGTTCCTAAATTTCTCCTGTACCTTGTCTCTATAAATATTGGTCAGAATTAGATCCAAAACGCAATTGGCCAAGAAAAACAACAGTGACGGAGAAGGTGGGGAGGGTCTGGTTGGGGATGAAGTCCTCGCCGTGGAGGACCTGCATGGTGGTCCGAGCCCAACTCGAAATCTAGGATGCCTGGCCCAGACCAAGCCCAACCCAGACGAATTATATGGTCATGTGAcgattaaaattaaaatatagacTGTTTCGTGTGGGGGAGTGTGGCACCCGTAAGCATCAATGGGGacaaaaattctgttttttatgggggtgggatggtcatttcatcctCTCTATGTTTGGCCCTACATGCCACGCTCCCTCAaagttttttcccccttttttcatCATCAGTATTGGTGGTCCCTCCCTGTTGTATACTTAACATTCATCAAACTCCCTTGATTTATTTTGtggaaaaaagaatgttaacCGATCGTGTGTGGATCCTGCGCTTAGATATAAGAGCGAGTGAAAAGATCGCTCAACCCTCAGCGAGATTGAAAATTCCATCCAAACCAATATCTTTGTTctcactctcattggccccacgcAAATGCAGGGGCGATACGACCAGTTAGCGTTgttttaccctttattttatatatgttgaatttttttttttgacgcAATGTATTTTCCAACCTAGATTATACGCGAACATATCctacaaaaataaattttttcatACACAAATTTGCTTAAATAATATCTACGGATTTTGGCAAAGAAAATTTTCGATTCAGTGGtgcaaataaattaaaaatgaactTCGGATGAAATTAATCGTGAAGATTCATGTGATTTTGCTGGTCCAAAATAAGAA is drawn from Telopea speciosissima isolate NSW1024214 ecotype Mountain lineage chromosome 1, Tspe_v1, whole genome shotgun sequence and contains these coding sequences:
- the LOC122659319 gene encoding benzyl alcohol O-benzoyltransferase-like — translated: MALQSSLMFSVRRRKPELIPPAKPTPREYKCLSEIDDQGGYRFQFPVILFYRNIDPAMCGIDAVKVIREAIGKVLVFYYPFAGRLREGPGRKLIVDCNAEGVLFIEADADVSLQQFGDTICPPFPCMDEFLYEVPGSEGIADSPLLLIQVTRLICGGFIVAVRLNHVMSDVLGLSQFLTAVGEIACGRQSPSVKPVWKRELLNARDPPRVTCVHHEFDDVDKVHTNGKKPKSLDQPVHRNFFFGPTEIAALRKHVPSHLQACSTYELVTACLWRCRTVALQLDPDDEVRLLFPVNVNRRSKTRPPLPVGFYGNAFVLPAGLSTAGKLCWNPLSYALELVMKVKSNATDEYMRSLADLMVIKRQPHYKVAGSFVVPDVTRAGLCNVDFGWGKAVYGGPAKADVGTIPGIMSMHIPFKNSNIEEGAIVVPIFLSEPAMERFAEELANMIGGPLLDPYAKTTVSGLVRSAL